A region of the Anolis sagrei isolate rAnoSag1 chromosome 4, rAnoSag1.mat, whole genome shotgun sequence genome:
AATCCAAAGAAGCCTCCCAGATTCTGGACCAGTGACTGACAgttgggatggactggatgagggctaacaagctgaaacttaatccagacaatatgcaggtcctcctggtcagtcatgaggccgatcagggtatagggtggtaaCCTGGgcttgacagggttacacttCTCCTGAGGACACATGTTTGCAGTCTAGGGGtcttcctggactcagcactgatacTTGATGATCAGGTGTTGGttgtggctgggagggcctttgcacagttaaagcttgtgtgccagctgtgactgCCCCTTgagaagtcggacttggccacagtggttcatgTCTTAGTCACATCAAGattggattactataatgcaTGCTatgtgggctgcctttgaagacaactcagaaactgcaattggttCAAAGATCTGCAACCAGGCTACTAACCGGAGCCAGCAATAGGGAGCACATGatgcccctactaaagcagctccattggctgcctataGGTTTCCGatcgcaattcaaagtgctagttattaggcatgtgcaatccatggttctaaatggttctaaagtacttacaaaactaaagttctggtggtgaaaactagggggcgctggtgctttgcttcttcagtgttgctaaagttctggtggtgaacatttcagaactctaacaaaactttcaaaatttcattataaatggcagttcctaattggttctgtcataaaaatcatcaataatgaaataataatgaaattttgaaagttttgttgaaaatttcagaactctaacaaaactttcaaaatttcattattatttcattattgatgatttttatgacagaaccaattaggaacagccatttataatgaaattttgaaagttttgttagagttctgaaatgttcaccaccagaactttagcaacactgtagaagcaaagcaccagcgccccctagtgttcaccaccagaactttagttttgtaagtactttagaaccatttagaaccatagattgcacatgcctactagttatcacctataaagtcctaaaccgCTCAgatcctgcctatcttcatgaccaaaTCCCCCCTATGAACCGACATGGGCTCTTAAGATCTGCTgcggaggccctcctctcggtcctgccaccgccacaagcgtggttggtggggatgagggagagggctttctcagtggtggccccatgactTTGGAACTGCCTTACCAGGGAGAATAGACAGACCtctacactgtcctccttttgtaaggatttgaagacgtggctcttgaatcaagcctttgagaatatatAGCCCCTAGTTGTCCTACTTAGTAGTTgcacatcctgcactttatcccatacCCTCTCCCCATTACTGCAactggcacttattttattccagtGCTTACAGTCTGGCCATGGTTACAGTAATTAGAGGATCacagcttgattgagtctgaacTGATATTTTTTACATGTGCatctgttttattttactgtatgttatattgtgttcacttttatgtttgttctaagcactttgtgccatctgtaagctgccctgagtccatcaggggagattattattattgcagcaaTGCTTTCCCAAGGGGTAGCCACCATTTCCCTGCCCAAACATTCAAAGAGTTAAGATATAACATTCATATCAATTCATGGATAAATTAACCCAGTTTTTGGACTGAATTTTTTGACAAAAAGTTCTAGACTTGTACatgagtacagtgttccctcacttattgaggGGGgtttgttccaggaccacccgcgataagcgaaaatccacaaaagaagggatgccatattaatatttatacattattttatatattttatatattattttcttacccacgcttccttacccacctcctggaccatcccaagGGCTTCCACTGgacgtaaatatttaatatttaatatttttattaatcttttcaaaaacccgcgaaacagtgagtctgctaaaagcaaaccacaaagtagtgagggaatactgtatatAGGGTACTGTGAATGCCTTTAAACAAAGATAAAATTGATAACCTTAATAAATGTTTGGATAGACATCATGAAATCTCATTAAACACCAAACAACAAAGTTCAGGATCTAAATAGTAGTACATTGCAAATGTGTTTTGACCTCATAGACCTTCTTCAGCTTTGACATGGTCCTACCATATATATAATGATTGCATAATAGCAATACTAGATaaaaaattaacaacaacaatccccccttttcttttctccctctttagaccccctttctttctctcttttctctttactTCCCTCCCCATATTTTCCACAGTCTATCCTACATGCTACCCCTCTTTTATGCAAACTTGTTCATTTGAAAACCACagtaaaattactttaaaaaaagaaatgacaaCAATAACAGATCAATCAGGGGAGAAACAAAACATACCTGGTACTCTGTTCAATGTCGTCCAGAAATGTTCGTCAGGACTGTAGGTATCTTTGGACCACTCAAGGAGGTCAAGAGAACGTTGATCTTGGAGTATGAATTCTGCAAATTTCCTTGTAAGAGCAACGTAGGCAGAGCCAAAATAGATCGTGAGGCCATGCGGAGGAGGTGATTTCCATAATAAAGTAGGTAGAATGACAGAAAAGACGCCAAATCTTAGTTCTCTGTGGATATATTTTGTCCTTTTTTGAATATGAGGAGGAGGCAATACTCCATCAGCAATGTTTTTCCCCTTGAATTTTTTAAGATGTTGAATAATTTCCTTGTTGGTTTTCAAGGGGAAATCTTGCCCGCACATGTTGAGAAGGTATTTCCAGGGCACCTCAGACTTCACAAGATCTTTCATGCAGTTTAAGTCAGCCTGAAGCCGGGATATCCCAGCATACACCACTGCCTCTGACTGTGAAGCAAGGAAGGCATTGGGGAAGCAGCCCAACAATTGTGCCACATTCTTCTTGTATTTTTCAGGGGCCTTCTTATCCACATGGATACAGTAAATGTTTTGAGGCATATAGATAGCCCTGAAGACCCTCTCAAAAGTTTCAAACTCCTTGTGCAAAGTTATCATGTAGGCTAAAGGAAATGAGGCTTCTTCTTGAGAAAGCGACTTGGTAATATAGTGACTCTGGATCATGTAATAGCTGCAGTTAGATTTCCCAAATGATGTTTTTTGCAGGTTTTCTTGCACAAAAAGGCTCTTTCCCTTCACAATTGCTTTGCAAGTTTCTTCCAAGGTTGTCTGATTGTAACTCCTTGGGATATTTTCACCAGAGAGTTTTGATGTATACACCAAGATTGAAAGCAGAATACACAAGGTAAAAAATATTAGGAAGTACCGCATTCGTGAAATCGTAGTCATTGTTGGAAATAGCTGTTTTGTCTCATCCTAAATATGAAGCAAAAACAAATACAGTATTCAGGGTGATggcctttgaaaaaaaaaaggaacaagtTTCTAAAATCACAATGCAGAAGGAAACCGATatctttaaaccagtgtttctcaaccttcctaatgctttgACACCTGCATACAGTTCCTTACGTTGTGGTGAACCTCAActatgaaattattttcgttgctacttcttaactgtaattttgctactgttatgaaccataatgtaTCTAATATGGAAGAtgatttttcattcactggatcaaatttggcacaaatacacgatacgcccaaatttgaaactggtggggttggaggggggttgattttgtcatttaggagttgaggttactgggatttatagttcacctgcaatcaaagagtgtGCTAAATtgcaacaatggaactgaatccaacttggcacactgaacttccatcaccaacagaaaatactggaagggtttggtgggcattgaccttgagttttggagttgcagttcacctacaacagttcacatccagagagcactatggactcaaacaatgatggatctggaccaaacttggcatgaatactcaatatgtccaaatgtgagcactgggggaatttgggggaaaatagacccccAGAGAAGGACAGCCTTCTCTGTCCAAGgatttcctaagaccatcagaaacatatgttttctaatggtttttggtgaccactctgaaacacccttggcatttgggagttgtagttgctggggatttctagttcacccacaaacaaagagcattataATCCCCAAGCCttaaagggactcactggcatgagcctccctccagccttgcatgctctccctcacccacacatatgcaccacgctgccatgcattgaaacagccctccccttggctgaaaggcTGGCTGAGAAGACAGCAAATCACAGTGGAGAAGgttttttggtgggaagatttgccatgtttccaaaaaggaagagaaggacagccttctctgtccaaggggttcctaataccatcagaaatgaatgttttctaatgttttttgatgacccctctgaaagcCCCTCCATGACCCCCCACCCCAGGTCATGActgccaggttgagaaacactgctttagactatGGATCTGAGACTGGCTAAAAAGGGCTCATTGCTCCAGAACACATGGCTCTGTAGATGCTGTTAGACTGCCCCTCCTACAATCCCTTTGGACTGATATGGCAGTGAATTATGGGAATTACAGTCCAATTCTGGAAGGTCATATATTCCCCACCTGTATACTGTTTGCATGTATCAGTAGCACTAACCCAATGATATCATATggctttaaagagagagagagatgtaaggTGTCCCTACAATGAAGAATGAGTGAAGTTTTACACTACCTTTAGctgacatggctcagtgctatggaaacatgggattttccagagaaagctaaagaccttgtaaagctacaactcccaggattccatagtgttgacTTAAACTTTTTGAAGCTAAACCAATCGCACAAATTCTGTATGGACCCTTTTCAAATGACACCCCACTATAGTGTGTTCAATCAAAATTCCTAAGAACAGCTCTACAGGCTCCCAGATATGTCTCTAACGCTACCCTGTGATTGGAGACAGGCTTTGTGAAAGTGGAGGCAAGAATACGGATAGCCATTCTCAACTACTGGCTATGCCTATCCTTCTCCCAACGTGGTCTTGCCCCCGCTAACCATCAGGGACAACTTCCAGTCCACATAGATTAAAACAGTGGCAGCAAAGATCACAACTCTAGGTTTCTCCCAAGGACAATTGCTAAGCATGAGATGGGACCAAGCCAAAGATATTAAGCAACAGATCCTGGGCATAGAGCGCCTGTCAGACCTAGCCTTTTCACCAGCCTTTATTGTTAGGGAAGCCAATAGATACCTCACTGCCCCTATGGGATACCTAACAGACTTGGAGGTGCCCAAATGCCAAAGGGCTTTTAccctggcaagatgccatgccctccCATTGgctatattgggggggggggaggtatcagaagaccccccccccttcaaggAGAGTCTATGACCCTGTGAGTCCTGACATGTAGAATCAAATGAGCAAGTGCTTCTTCAGTGCATGTTCTACAGAGGTCTTAGAACTAATCTCATTACACCATGACTTCTAAAATACGTAGGGTGCAGTGAAAAATATTATTCCACCCTACTGCTTCCGGACTCTAGCACTATA
Encoded here:
- the GCNT2 gene encoding N-acetyllactosaminide beta-1,6-N-acetylglucosaminyl-transferase isoform X2, whose protein sequence is MDETKQLFPTMTTISRMRYFLIFFTLCILLSILVYTSKLSGENIPRSYNQTTLEETCKAIVKGKSLFVQENLQKTSFGKSNCSYYMIQSHYITKSLSQEEASFPLAYMITLHKEFETFERVFRAIYMPQNIYCIHVDKKAPEKYKKNVAQLLGCFPNAFLASQSEAVVYAGISRLQADLNCMKDLVKSEVPWKYLLNMCGQDFPLKTNKEIIQHLKKFKGKNIADGVLPPPHIQKRTKYIHRELRFGVFSVILPTLLWKSPPPHGLTIYFGSAYVALTRKFAEFILQDQRSLDLLEWSKDTYSPDEHFWTTLNRVPGVPGAMPNATWEGNLRAIKWGDAEANHGGCHGRYVRGICIFGTGDLKWLLSSENLFANKFELKTYPPTVECLELNLRERALNQSEVPVEPSWYL